The DNA segment CCAACCTACTCCGAACCCCATCAGCTAATCAGCTAATTTGCTAATCAGCTAATTGCCAACCGGGCAAAAAATTCCGTAGGTGCTAACACCTACGGAATTGTCGCAGAATTTATTCAAGATTTAAATATTAATTCCCAAAGATCGACTCCTGAGCGGGAACGCTACCGGTGTCGTCTTTTACCACTGTTCCTTTAAAGGTTAACTTAACACTAGGGGTTGAGGAATTGGATAACACGGTAATGGATTTTGTAAACCCACCTTCGTTTGCTGCATTATATACAGCAGTAACCCAACCTTTTTGTCCCGGTGCTATTGGTTCTTTACTCCAGTCGGTGCTGGTGCAACCGCAGGTTCTTTGCACATCGGTAATAATGAGTGCTTCTTTGCCTGTGTTTACAAACTCAAAACGCGCGGTAGCAGGCACTGCCTGAGGTATTTTACCAAAATCGTAAGTATCGCTTACCCACCAAATGCAGCAGCATTCGGGTTAGTATTTGTTGACGTTTGAGCTGAAACCATTCCGGTTACTGCTACAAAGGCTATGATGGAAAATATTTTTTCATTAGTTAATATTAAAAGCGGATTAATTACCACCTGAGTTAAAAATATTGTTTTGTTCAGGAACACCACCTGCTTGTTCTGATTTTTGAACTGTGCCTTTGAAGTATAATTTTACTGAAGGTGTTTTTGAATCAGACTGAACGGTGATTGCTTTTGTAAAAGGTCCTTCTTTAGCAGCATTAAATTCTGCCATAACAAAACCTTGCTGACCCGGCATAATTGGTTCTTTTGTCCAGTCAGTAATTGTACAACCACAAGTTTTTTGAACGTTTGATATAATAATAGGAGATTTACCGGTATTGGTAAACATAAATTTGTTTTTACCGGAACTCCCTGCGGAATGGTTCCGAAATCGTGTGTTTCTTCAACCCACTGGAATTCACCGGCATTTGGATTAATTACAGGAGTTGCTGTTTCTGAGCCTGTTGCTGGTGAAACAGATGTTTGCGCAAACGAGGCGCTGGCGATCATAATGATCAACGGGAGTGTGTAGAACAATTTTTTCATAA comes from the Bacteroidota bacterium genome and includes:
- a CDS encoding DUF1573 domain-containing protein, whose product is MFTNTGKSPIIISNVQKTCGCTITDWTKEPIMPGQQGFVMAEFNAAKEGPFTKAITVQSDSKTPSVKLYFKGTVQKSEQAGGVPEQNNIFNSGGN
- a CDS encoding DUF1573 domain-containing protein, with protein sequence MWWVSDTYDFGKIPQAVPATARFEFVNTGKEALIITDVQRTCGCTSTDWSKEPIAPGQKGWVTAVYNAANEGGFTKSITVLSNSSTPSVKLTFKGTVVKDDTGSVPAQESIFGN